The following coding sequences are from one Virgibacillus necropolis window:
- the recO gene encoding DNA repair protein RecO, translated as MLEKIEGIVIKTQDYGESHKIITIFSKKIGKFSALARGAKKTKSRMAAVTQPFIHGEFFIYLSKGLSTIQQGEVINSNRTIREDIIKTAFAALIVELTDKLLDSDKPEYYIYDQLIKTIAWISEHEDADIPIMMYELKLYKKGGFAPTVDRCVNCNRKEDLVGFSIAEGGLLCNRCTSIDPQIIPLPETIAKLLRIFLEVGLEQVGTITIKEPNKQLLRKMLDAYYDQYGGYFLKSKKFLRQIDQLK; from the coding sequence GTGCTTGAAAAAATAGAGGGAATTGTTATCAAAACACAGGATTATGGGGAATCGCATAAAATAATAACGATATTCAGTAAGAAAATTGGTAAATTTTCAGCACTCGCTAGAGGTGCCAAAAAGACAAAAAGTAGAATGGCTGCCGTGACACAGCCATTCATTCATGGAGAATTTTTCATTTATCTGAGTAAAGGATTAAGTACAATACAACAAGGTGAAGTGATTAATTCTAATCGCACGATCCGTGAAGATATAATAAAAACCGCTTTCGCAGCACTGATTGTCGAGTTGACTGATAAATTACTGGATTCAGATAAACCAGAATACTATATTTATGATCAATTAATCAAAACAATAGCATGGATTTCGGAACACGAAGATGCTGATATTCCAATTATGATGTATGAACTAAAGTTGTATAAAAAAGGTGGCTTCGCGCCTACTGTTGATAGATGTGTTAACTGTAATCGAAAAGAAGATTTGGTCGGCTTTTCGATAGCTGAAGGTGGATTATTGTGTAACCGATGTACATCAATTGATCCACAAATAATACCGTTACCGGAAACGATTGCTAAGTTACTTCGTATATTTTTAGAGGTAGGGCTTGAACAAGTTGGTACAATTACAATAAAAGAACCTAATAAACAATTATTGCGAAAGATGCTAGATGCCTATTATGATCAATATGGTGGTTATTTTTTAAAATCAAAAAAATTCTTAAGGCAAATTGATCAATTAAAATAA
- the cccA gene encoding cytochrome c550, translated as MKRNPVIPFAIIAIIGILMVIVLSVVGLGQQEAIEKAEEGGGEKQEQGEGATTDDPEAIFQNTCVSCHGADLTGGVGPDLTQVGSRYSKEEIKDIIINGKGTMPAGLVQEPQAEALAKWLAEKK; from the coding sequence ATGAAGAGAAACCCAGTTATCCCCTTCGCAATTATTGCAATAATAGGGATTTTAATGGTAATCGTTTTATCGGTTGTCGGCTTGGGTCAACAAGAAGCAATTGAAAAGGCGGAAGAAGGTGGCGGAGAAAAGCAGGAGCAAGGAGAAGGGGCAACAACTGATGATCCAGAGGCAATTTTCCAAAACACCTGTGTCTCCTGTCATGGTGCTGATTTGACTGGTGGAGTTGGGCCTGATTTAACGCAAGTAGGTAGCAGATATAGTAAAGAAGAGATTAAAGATATTATTATAAATGGTAAAGGTACTATGCCAGCAGGGTTAGTACAGGAACCTCAAGCAGAGGCTCTAGCTAAATGGCTAGCAGAAAAGAAATAG
- a CDS encoding YqzL family protein — translation MVDLTWRLFSHTGNIETYLLWKELESDSSIHTSAQNENEVNEEINTKM, via the coding sequence GTGGTCGACTTAACCTGGAGATTATTTAGTCATACAGGAAACATTGAAACCTATTTATTATGGAAAGAGCTAGAAAGTGATTCAAGTATTCACACTTCCGCGCAAAATGAAAACGAAGTCAATGAAGAAATAAATACAAAAATGTAA
- the ybeY gene encoding rRNA maturation RNase YbeY, translating into MFIDFHDKTNKVTSDYIDMLQRLLIFAAEKEGITQEAEVSVNFVSNKEIQELNRNYRGQDKPTDVISFALQETMEDELNIIGEDMPLTLGDIVISIERAMEQAEDYNHTFERELGFLTLHGFLHLLGYDHMSEEDEKQMFQKQEEILNAFELRR; encoded by the coding sequence ATGTTTATTGATTTTCACGACAAAACGAATAAAGTAACAAGCGATTATATTGACATGCTGCAACGATTATTGATCTTTGCTGCAGAAAAAGAAGGGATAACACAAGAAGCAGAGGTATCTGTTAATTTTGTATCAAATAAAGAAATACAAGAGCTTAATCGTAATTATCGTGGTCAAGATAAACCGACGGATGTTATCTCATTTGCTCTTCAAGAAACAATGGAGGATGAACTTAATATAATAGGAGAGGATATGCCATTAACGCTTGGTGATATTGTTATTTCTATTGAACGCGCGATGGAGCAAGCGGAGGATTATAACCATACATTTGAACGTGAATTAGGCTTTTTGACGTTACATGGCTTTCTTCATTTATTAGGTTATGATCACATGAGTGAGGAAGATGAAAAGCAAATGTTTCAAAAACAAGAGGAAATTTTAAATGCGTTCGAACTTAGGAGGTAA
- the era gene encoding GTPase Era, translating into MDNSFKSGFIAIIGRPNVGKSTFMNKVIGQKIAIMSDKPQTTRNKIQGVLTEKDAQLVFIDTPGIHKPKHRLGDFMVKIAENTLNEVDAILFMINAKEGYGKGDQYILDRLQEVKRPVYLIINKIDLIHPDELFPLIEKYKDKHSFEEVIPISALEGNNVNHLLDVVKKKLPEGPQYYPEDQVTDHPERFIIGELIREKVLQLTHEEIPHSIAVVIENIEKRESNAIFIQATIVTERSTQKGILIGKQGSMLKNIGKNARKDIESLLGSKVYLELWIKVKKDWRNKQTQLKEYGFRSDEY; encoded by the coding sequence ATGGATAATTCATTTAAATCAGGCTTTATCGCTATAATAGGACGTCCAAATGTTGGGAAGTCCACTTTTATGAACAAAGTTATCGGTCAGAAAATCGCCATTATGAGTGATAAGCCACAAACTACTAGAAACAAAATACAAGGTGTATTAACAGAAAAAGATGCACAGTTGGTTTTCATCGATACACCAGGGATTCATAAGCCTAAGCATCGTCTCGGTGATTTTATGGTTAAAATAGCTGAGAATACACTAAACGAAGTAGATGCCATTTTATTTATGATTAACGCAAAAGAAGGCTATGGTAAAGGGGATCAATATATTCTAGATCGTCTGCAGGAAGTTAAGCGGCCTGTATATTTAATTATCAATAAAATTGACCTAATTCATCCTGATGAGCTGTTTCCTTTAATCGAAAAATACAAGGATAAGCATAGTTTTGAAGAGGTAATTCCTATTTCTGCATTAGAAGGAAACAATGTTAATCATTTATTGGATGTAGTAAAGAAGAAATTACCAGAAGGACCACAATACTATCCTGAGGACCAGGTGACGGATCATCCAGAACGATTTATTATTGGTGAATTAATTCGTGAAAAGGTTTTACAACTAACCCATGAGGAAATTCCTCATTCAATTGCAGTTGTTATTGAAAATATTGAAAAGAGAGAATCGAACGCAATATTTATTCAAGCAACAATTGTAACGGAACGAAGCACACAAAAAGGAATTTTAATTGGAAAACAAGGAAGTATGTTGAAAAATATTGGCAAAAATGCGAGGAAAGACATCGAGTCGTTGTTAGGGTCAAAAGTATATTTAGAGCTATGGATTAAGGTGAAAAAGGATTGGCGAAATAAACAAACTCAACTCAAAGAATACGGTTTCCGTAGTGACGAATATTAA
- a CDS encoding pyruvate, water dikinase regulatory protein: protein MGKKPLVYVLSDSVGETAELVIKAGLSQFNGGEYKLQRIPYVEDKAIINEIVQLAKEKEAIIGFTLVDPVLRDYLNDEAEKVKVEAIDIMGPMMKSMERVFATPPRLEAGLVHQLDEDYFKRVEAIEFAVKYDDGRDPRGISRADIILIGVSRTSKTPLSQFLAHKRLKVANVPLVPEVDPPDELFEVDSEKCIGLKITADKLNEIRKERLKALGLGDQATYANMNRIHQELAFFDKIVNKIGCKTVDVSNKAVEETANSIIQMIKK, encoded by the coding sequence ATGGGAAAGAAACCACTAGTTTATGTTTTATCAGACTCTGTTGGGGAAACTGCTGAATTAGTAATTAAGGCTGGATTAAGTCAATTTAACGGTGGGGAATATAAATTACAACGGATACCATATGTTGAAGATAAAGCAATTATCAATGAAATAGTACAACTCGCTAAGGAAAAAGAAGCAATTATCGGATTTACACTCGTTGATCCAGTATTACGGGATTATTTAAATGATGAAGCAGAAAAAGTTAAAGTAGAAGCGATTGATATCATGGGTCCAATGATGAAATCAATGGAACGCGTTTTTGCGACACCTCCACGTCTTGAAGCTGGTTTGGTTCACCAACTGGATGAAGATTATTTTAAGCGAGTAGAAGCAATTGAATTTGCTGTAAAATACGATGATGGACGGGATCCAAGAGGGATTTCTCGTGCAGACATTATTCTAATTGGCGTATCAAGAACCTCTAAGACACCTTTATCACAATTTTTAGCGCATAAGCGGTTAAAAGTTGCGAATGTGCCATTGGTTCCAGAGGTAGATCCGCCTGATGAATTGTTTGAGGTAGATTCTGAAAAATGTATTGGGTTAAAAATAACAGCAGATAAATTAAATGAAATCAGAAAAGAACGCTTGAAGGCACTAGGATTAGGTGACCAGGCAACTTATGCTAATATGAATAGGATTCATCAAGAACTTGCATTTTTCGATAAGATTGTTAATAAAATTGGGTGCAAAACGGTGGATGTGTCAAATAAAGCTGTGGAAGAAACCGCTAATAGTATCATACAAATGATAAAAAAATAG
- a CDS encoding helix-turn-helix transcriptional regulator produces the protein MDLSNRQEKIIEIVKENGPITGEHIAQNLGLTRATLRPDLAILTMAGFLDARPRVGYFFTGKTGSELLTEKVKKFKVSEFQSIPIVVNESASVYDAISTMFLEDVGTLFVVDKNTCLTGVLSRKDLLRASIGNQDLTNIPVHIIMTRMPNITFCMKDDLLIDAANKLINKQIDGVPVVKETNAGNEIVGRITKTTITKAFVELIMDDHL, from the coding sequence GTGGATTTATCTAATAGACAAGAAAAAATAATTGAGATTGTAAAAGAAAATGGTCCAATAACTGGTGAACATATAGCGCAGAACCTAGGTTTAACAAGAGCAACCCTAAGACCCGATTTAGCCATTTTAACCATGGCGGGTTTTCTTGATGCTCGTCCGCGTGTAGGTTATTTTTTTACTGGTAAAACAGGATCCGAATTATTAACGGAAAAAGTTAAAAAGTTTAAAGTGAGTGAATTTCAATCGATTCCAATTGTAGTAAATGAAAGTGCGTCAGTATATGATGCAATTTCAACAATGTTTTTGGAAGATGTAGGCACATTATTTGTAGTCGATAAAAATACGTGTTTAACTGGTGTCTTATCACGTAAAGATTTATTACGTGCGAGTATAGGTAATCAGGATTTAACGAATATACCTGTACATATAATTATGACACGAATGCCTAACATTACATTTTGCATGAAAGATGACTTATTAATAGACGCTGCAAATAAATTAATCAATAAGCAAATTGATGGTGTTCCTGTGGTAAAAGAAACAAACGCGGGGAATGAAATTGTTGGCAGAATAACAAAAACCACGATTACAAAGGCTTTTGTTGAACTAATTATGGATGATCATTTATAA
- the glyS gene encoding glycine--tRNA ligase subunit beta — protein MTKDALFEIGLEELPARFIDDAERQLKEQTEKWLTNLRLSYSHVESFSTPRRLAVLIKGIADSQTTIEEEAKGPALKIAQDPDGNWTKAAIGFTKGQGKTVDDIYTKEIKGITYIFVQKRIEGKFTFDLLTTFNTIIESIQFPKNMRWAKQSMRYARPIRWLVALYDDKVVPFEVAEVATGNQTYGHRFLGSPIILNKANTYQEELRKGFVITDSKEREEMIVSQIKAIENEHNFNVIVGDDLLQEVRNLVEYPTAFIGSFEKSFLQLPNEVLITSMKVHQRYFPVKSSGGELLSSFIGVRNGNKEHINKVIKGNEKVIHARLSDAEFFFDEDKKHSIDFYQEKLRRVVFQEKLGTLTDKVDRVVTISTQLANLLQTNIDTTEQSIRAAKICKFDLATNMVNEFTNLQGVIGEKYALHNNEEKDVATAIREHYLPLQSNDPLPTTVEGEIVSVADKLDTIVGCISIGLIPTGSQDPYGLRRQAVGVLRILKEKKWDIALEDLLALTREVFQKLEIEQNDEETITKDLINFFRLRANHVMKINNIEIDIIEAVIEKQVGVFHYAIDKAKLLAEKRNQDEFKLVSESLIRVLNLSKKATAIKEVTPSVFETKSEEVLFNHYREIAPKFMKANKNRDASEAINYLATFAKPIHDFFESNMVMADNEQVRTNRLAMVKKIADLINQYADLSKIEWKQQF, from the coding sequence ATGACAAAAGATGCATTATTTGAAATAGGATTAGAAGAATTACCAGCACGATTCATTGATGATGCAGAACGTCAATTAAAGGAACAGACAGAAAAATGGTTAACTAATCTACGCCTTTCTTATTCTCATGTAGAATCATTTTCAACTCCTAGGCGATTAGCGGTTCTAATTAAAGGAATTGCAGATTCACAAACAACTATTGAAGAAGAGGCAAAAGGACCAGCATTAAAAATAGCACAAGACCCTGATGGAAATTGGACAAAGGCGGCAATAGGCTTTACGAAAGGCCAGGGCAAGACGGTAGACGATATATATACAAAAGAAATAAAGGGTATTACGTATATTTTTGTACAAAAGCGAATTGAGGGGAAATTCACTTTTGATTTACTTACTACCTTCAACACAATTATCGAATCGATTCAGTTTCCTAAAAATATGCGTTGGGCTAAGCAATCGATGCGCTATGCTCGTCCAATTCGCTGGCTTGTAGCACTTTATGATGATAAAGTAGTACCATTTGAAGTAGCCGAAGTAGCAACTGGGAATCAAACATATGGTCACCGTTTTTTAGGCAGCCCTATTATATTAAATAAAGCTAATACGTACCAAGAAGAGTTGAGAAAAGGCTTTGTGATTACTGATTCCAAAGAGCGCGAGGAAATGATCGTATCACAAATTAAAGCAATTGAGAATGAGCATAACTTTAACGTAATTGTTGGTGATGATCTATTGCAAGAGGTTCGAAATTTAGTTGAGTATCCAACTGCTTTTATTGGTTCATTTGAAAAATCATTTTTACAATTGCCGAATGAAGTGTTAATAACATCGATGAAAGTACATCAACGTTATTTCCCTGTAAAATCATCGGGTGGGGAATTATTATCCTCTTTTATAGGAGTTCGAAACGGGAATAAAGAGCACATTAATAAGGTGATTAAAGGAAATGAAAAAGTGATACATGCTCGTCTTTCAGATGCAGAGTTTTTCTTTGATGAGGATAAAAAGCACAGTATTGATTTCTACCAGGAAAAGCTCCGTCGGGTAGTATTCCAAGAGAAGCTTGGAACACTTACAGACAAGGTTGACCGAGTAGTTACGATATCTACTCAGCTAGCTAACTTACTGCAAACGAATATAGATACTACTGAACAGTCAATTCGTGCTGCAAAGATTTGTAAGTTCGATTTAGCAACAAATATGGTAAATGAGTTTACAAACCTTCAAGGTGTAATTGGTGAAAAGTACGCACTTCACAATAATGAAGAAAAGGATGTAGCAACAGCGATACGTGAACATTATTTACCTTTACAATCGAATGATCCACTTCCAACCACTGTAGAAGGAGAAATTGTTAGTGTAGCAGATAAATTAGACACCATCGTTGGTTGTATATCCATTGGTTTAATACCAACAGGTTCTCAAGACCCATATGGTTTACGTCGACAAGCTGTTGGCGTTTTAAGGATTCTAAAAGAAAAGAAGTGGGATATTGCATTAGAAGATTTATTAGCTTTAACCCGTGAGGTTTTTCAAAAACTTGAAATAGAACAAAATGATGAAGAGACAATAACAAAAGACTTGATAAACTTTTTCCGTTTACGTGCTAACCATGTTATGAAAATCAATAATATTGAAATAGACATCATTGAGGCTGTCATTGAAAAACAAGTGGGTGTTTTTCATTATGCAATTGATAAAGCAAAATTACTTGCTGAAAAAAGAAATCAGGACGAATTTAAACTAGTGAGTGAATCATTAATTCGAGTTCTTAATTTATCAAAAAAAGCGACCGCTATAAAAGAAGTGACCCCATCAGTTTTTGAAACAAAGTCTGAAGAAGTGTTGTTTAATCATTACCGAGAAATTGCCCCTAAGTTTATGAAAGCTAATAAGAATAGGGATGCTAGTGAAGCAATTAATTATTTAGCAACATTTGCAAAACCAATTCATGATTTCTTTGAAAGTAATATGGTTATGGCAGACAATGAGCAAGTTCGTACTAATCGTTTAGCGATGGTGAAAAAAATAGCAGACTTAATAAATCAATACGCTGACTTAAGTAAGATAGAATGGAAACAACAGTTTTAA
- the dnaG gene encoding DNA primase: protein MPNQIPEETIEEVRKANDIVDVIGEYVQLKKQGKNYFGLCPFHGENTPSFSVTQEKQIFHCFGCGKGGNVVTFLMEMENFSFFEAMEHLAGRSGISLPKTSRHEESSLSEENQSVLAAYEWLTKLYHHLLRFTKDGKEGYNYFKQRGISEETADIFQLGFAPNDNDFTAEFLKKKGFHQQLLVKAGLVSLQEDNKVTDRFRGRIIFPIRNHLGKTIAFGGRTISNGEPKYLNSSESELFQKGKLLYNFDLAKKHIRKSSEAVLFEGYMDVISAYQAGVKNAIATLGTSLTTNQAKLLKRYVDTVIICYDGDDAGIEATYKASSILKETGCHVKIARLSDGMDPDDYINAHGDIAFQNDVIKASETYISFYMRYIKRSYNLNLEDDRFKYIAAILKELAMIDSSIEREYYLKEISNEHNITIETLKQEMHTHRKEVEQNKDKRQENRYTNRANNNYQTKKLLPAFQNAEKQLIAYMLKDAAITDKVQEEIGAAFNMDVHKIIVTHLYAYYEEDHPADVSYFIEKITDQDIKNLVIEIAMLYTDDNISDKQINDYIRIIRSENSDVASLKALKQEQRLAEQQQDPQRALQIGMQIIEIQKQLNNSH, encoded by the coding sequence ATGCCAAATCAAATTCCAGAAGAAACAATTGAAGAGGTACGGAAAGCAAATGACATTGTTGATGTTATTGGTGAGTATGTACAGCTAAAAAAACAAGGGAAAAATTATTTCGGCTTATGTCCATTTCATGGCGAAAATACGCCATCCTTTTCAGTCACGCAAGAAAAACAAATTTTTCATTGCTTTGGCTGTGGAAAAGGCGGAAATGTAGTGACGTTTTTAATGGAGATGGAAAATTTTTCGTTTTTTGAAGCAATGGAGCACTTAGCAGGAAGAAGTGGTATATCTTTACCAAAAACAAGTAGACATGAAGAAAGTTCTCTTTCAGAGGAAAACCAAAGTGTTCTAGCTGCTTACGAATGGTTAACAAAACTATATCACCATCTACTGCGATTCACAAAAGATGGGAAAGAAGGTTACAACTATTTTAAACAGCGGGGCATAAGTGAAGAAACGGCTGACATATTCCAGCTAGGCTTTGCACCTAATGATAATGATTTTACTGCTGAGTTTTTAAAGAAAAAAGGGTTTCATCAACAACTATTAGTAAAAGCGGGTTTAGTATCACTACAAGAAGACAATAAAGTTACAGATAGGTTTCGCGGAAGGATTATTTTTCCTATACGGAATCACCTTGGTAAAACAATTGCTTTTGGTGGTAGAACAATCTCAAACGGTGAACCGAAGTATTTAAATAGCTCAGAAAGTGAACTTTTTCAAAAAGGAAAGCTTTTGTATAACTTTGATCTGGCCAAAAAACATATACGAAAATCAAGCGAGGCAGTATTGTTTGAAGGATATATGGATGTTATATCCGCCTATCAGGCAGGTGTAAAAAACGCTATAGCGACACTAGGTACATCATTAACAACAAATCAAGCTAAGCTATTGAAACGTTATGTTGATACAGTAATTATTTGTTATGACGGTGATGATGCTGGGATAGAAGCAACATATAAAGCTTCATCTATTCTTAAAGAAACGGGCTGTCATGTAAAGATTGCAAGGCTGAGCGATGGTATGGATCCAGATGATTACATCAATGCACATGGTGATATAGCATTTCAGAATGATGTAATAAAAGCAAGTGAAACGTATATATCTTTTTATATGCGATATATTAAAAGAAGCTATAACTTGAATTTAGAGGATGATCGTTTTAAGTATATTGCTGCCATTCTTAAAGAACTAGCAATGATTGATAGTTCCATTGAACGGGAATATTATTTAAAAGAGATAAGTAATGAGCACAATATAACGATAGAAACATTAAAACAAGAGATGCATACCCATCGTAAAGAAGTGGAACAGAATAAGGATAAGAGACAAGAGAACAGATATACTAATAGGGCTAACAATAATTATCAAACAAAAAAATTACTACCAGCATTTCAAAATGCTGAAAAGCAGCTTATTGCATATATGTTGAAAGATGCAGCTATAACTGATAAAGTGCAGGAGGAAATTGGTGCGGCTTTCAATATGGATGTACACAAAATAATTGTGACTCATCTTTATGCATATTATGAAGAAGACCATCCTGCTGATGTTAGTTATTTTATTGAAAAGATAACAGACCAGGATATAAAAAACTTAGTTATAGAAATTGCAATGCTTTATACTGATGATAACATTAGTGATAAACAAATTAATGACTATATCAGAATTATACGCTCAGAAAACAGCGATGTGGCTAGCTTGAAGGCACTAAAGCAAGAGCAAAGACTAGCTGAACAACAGCAAGATCCACAAAGGGCTTTACAAATTGGAATGCAAATCATTGAAATCCAAAAGCAGCTAAATAATTCACATTGA
- a CDS encoding diacylglycerol kinase family protein produces MRSNLGGKSRKRRSIGFSFAWNGLMEMIKSERNFRIHLIVTIIVITLGALVGLSHLEWMITTLVIGTVLVAETTNTAVEKLIDYLKPDIHPSAKVIKDIAAGAVLIAAITAFIIGCLLFIPKVYHLLL; encoded by the coding sequence ATGCGTTCGAACTTAGGAGGTAAATCGAGAAAAAGAAGATCAATCGGTTTTTCTTTTGCTTGGAATGGGTTAATGGAAATGATCAAAAGTGAACGTAATTTTCGCATTCATCTAATCGTTACCATTATTGTTATAACGTTAGGAGCGTTAGTGGGACTTTCTCACTTAGAGTGGATGATCACCACTCTCGTAATCGGAACGGTTCTCGTTGCAGAAACAACCAACACTGCTGTAGAGAAACTTATTGATTATTTAAAACCTGATATTCATCCTTCCGCTAAAGTGATCAAAGATATTGCGGCTGGAGCCGTATTAATCGCCGCAATAACCGCATTTATCATTGGGTGTTTACTATTCATCCCTAAGGTGTATCATTTATTACTTTAG
- the glyQ gene encoding glycine--tRNA ligase subunit alpha yields MNIQQMILSLQSYWSDKNCILMQAYDVEKGAGTMSPMTLLRSLGPEPWNVAYVEPSRRPADGRYGNNPNRLYQHHQFQVIMKPSPDNIQELYLDSLKALGIDPLQHDIRFVEDNWENPTLGAAGLGWEVWLDGMEITQFTYFQQIGGLEANPVTVELTYGLERLASYIQDKDNVFDLEWTKGVTVRDIFFQPEFEHSTYTFEESNTDMLFELFTMYELEAKTIMDKGLVFPAYDYVLKCSHTFNLLDAKGVISVTERTGYIARIRNLARAIAKTYVAEREKLGFPMLDKEEM; encoded by the coding sequence ATGAATATTCAACAGATGATTTTATCCTTACAATCTTATTGGTCAGATAAAAATTGCATACTTATGCAAGCATATGATGTGGAAAAGGGTGCTGGAACAATGTCGCCTATGACACTGCTCCGAAGTTTAGGACCAGAACCTTGGAATGTTGCATATGTAGAACCATCGAGAAGGCCAGCTGACGGAAGATACGGTAATAATCCAAACCGATTGTATCAACACCATCAATTTCAAGTGATTATGAAGCCATCCCCAGACAATATTCAAGAATTGTATCTGGATTCGTTAAAAGCGTTAGGAATCGATCCGTTGCAACATGATATACGATTTGTAGAGGATAACTGGGAAAATCCGACACTTGGCGCAGCGGGGCTAGGCTGGGAGGTTTGGCTTGATGGAATGGAAATTACACAGTTTACCTATTTCCAACAAATTGGTGGGTTAGAGGCAAATCCTGTGACGGTAGAACTAACATATGGATTGGAACGTTTAGCATCTTACATTCAAGATAAAGATAACGTGTTTGACCTGGAATGGACAAAGGGCGTGACTGTACGCGATATATTCTTCCAGCCTGAATTTGAACATTCTACTTATACATTTGAAGAGTCGAATACCGACATGTTGTTTGAATTATTTACTATGTATGAGCTAGAAGCAAAAACAATTATGGATAAGGGCCTAGTTTTTCCAGCATATGACTATGTGTTGAAATGTTCTCACACGTTTAATTTATTAGATGCAAAAGGGGTTATTTCCGTAACGGAGCGAACCGGTTATATAGCAAGAATCAGAAATCTAGCAAGAGCCATTGCAAAAACATATGTAGCAGAACGGGAAAAACTTGGATTTCCAATGCTCGATAAGGAGGAAATGTAA
- the rpoD gene encoding RNA polymerase sigma factor RpoD, translated as MAENMPSQTKENENELTLEQTKDQLLEMGKKRGTLAYEEVADRLSHFEIESDQMDEFYEYLGEQGVEVIGESEDDPNMQQISKEETFDLNDLSVPLGIKINDPVRMYLKEIGRVDLLSAADEIDLATRIEKGDEEAKRRLAEANLRLVVSIAKRYVGRGMLFLDLIQEGNMGLIKAVEKFDYRKGFKFSTYATWWIRQAITRAIADQARTIRIPVHMVETINKLIRVQRQLLQDLGREPTPEEIGQEMELTPDKVRDILKIAQEPVSLETPIGEEDDSHLGDFIEDQEAVSPSDHAAYELLKEQLEDVLDTLTDREENVLRLRFGLDDGRTRTLEEVGKVFGVTRERIRQIEAKALRKLRHPSRSKRLKDFLE; from the coding sequence ATGGCCGAAAATATGCCTTCACAAACAAAGGAAAATGAAAATGAATTAACACTGGAACAAACAAAAGATCAATTACTCGAAATGGGTAAAAAACGCGGCACCTTGGCATATGAAGAAGTCGCTGATCGTCTGTCTCATTTTGAGATAGAATCGGATCAAATGGATGAATTTTATGAGTACCTAGGCGAACAAGGTGTAGAGGTAATCGGTGAATCTGAGGATGATCCGAATATGCAACAAATTTCAAAAGAAGAAACATTTGATCTAAATGATTTAAGTGTCCCACTAGGAATTAAAATAAATGACCCCGTTCGGATGTATTTGAAAGAAATAGGACGCGTTGATTTATTATCTGCAGCAGACGAGATTGACCTTGCTACACGTATTGAAAAAGGTGATGAAGAGGCTAAAAGACGTCTTGCGGAAGCAAACTTACGTTTAGTAGTAAGTATTGCGAAACGTTACGTTGGACGAGGTATGTTGTTCTTGGATCTTATTCAAGAAGGGAATATGGGTCTAATTAAAGCAGTCGAGAAGTTTGATTATCGGAAAGGATTTAAATTTAGTACGTATGCAACATGGTGGATTCGTCAAGCCATTACACGTGCAATTGCCGATCAGGCAAGAACAATAAGAATCCCTGTCCACATGGTTGAAACAATTAATAAGTTGATTAGAGTTCAGCGACAATTACTCCAAGATTTGGGACGCGAACCTACACCAGAGGAAATCGGGCAGGAAATGGAATTAACACCTGATAAGGTACGGGATATTTTAAAAATAGCCCAGGAGCCTGTCTCACTTGAAACACCAATTGGTGAAGAAGATGACTCCCATTTAGGTGACTTTATTGAAGACCAAGAAGCTGTATCACCATCTGATCATGCTGCTTATGAACTCTTGAAAGAACAGCTTGAAGATGTTCTTGATACCTTAACTGACAGAGAAGAAAATGTTTTACGACTACGTTTTGGTCTTGATGATGGCCGGACAAGAACCTTGGAAGAAGTTGGGAAGGTATTCGGTGTAACGAGAGAACGTATACGCCAAATTGAAGCTAAAGCGCTCCGCAAACTTCGTCATCCAAGCAGAAGCAAACGTTTAAAGGATTTTCTTGAATAA